Proteins co-encoded in one Paraburkholderia edwinii genomic window:
- a CDS encoding LLM class flavin-dependent oxidoreductase has translation MSSPIRFGIWALVHGSRAALQDPDEPFDASWARNRALVLEAERLGYDSVLVAQHTMNPYDENLDELEAWTASAALAALTQRIEIIAAIKPYLYHPVVLAKMAQQIEHISGGRFALNLVNAWNRPELERAGIGFAEHDARYEYGREWITVVDALLRGERTHFHGRHFHVDDYVLRPADPFRARPSVYVGGESEPARALVADHGDVWFINGQPLDDVAALIADVAARPRPAGAPPLRFGLSAFVIAAETDEAAQQHLEHLFALAAKDAPQREKQKANIDPKAVMFHTYARTPRVGSNGGTAAGLVGSYDTVARRIAGFHRAGVELFMLQFQPFEASMRLFAEEVLPRAKALVERDTREADEAREKPEQAIIG, from the coding sequence ATGTCTTCCCCCATCCGCTTTGGCATCTGGGCGCTCGTGCATGGCAGCCGCGCCGCATTGCAGGACCCCGATGAACCGTTCGATGCTTCGTGGGCGCGCAATCGCGCGCTCGTGCTCGAAGCGGAACGTCTGGGCTACGACTCGGTGCTGGTCGCCCAGCACACGATGAACCCCTACGACGAGAACCTCGATGAGCTCGAAGCATGGACCGCGTCGGCCGCGCTCGCCGCGCTCACGCAGCGCATCGAGATCATCGCGGCGATCAAGCCTTATCTGTATCACCCGGTCGTGCTGGCGAAAATGGCGCAACAGATCGAGCACATCAGCGGCGGACGCTTTGCGCTGAATCTCGTCAATGCGTGGAACCGGCCTGAACTCGAACGCGCCGGCATCGGCTTTGCGGAGCACGACGCGCGCTATGAATACGGCCGTGAATGGATCACCGTCGTCGACGCGTTGTTGCGCGGCGAGCGCACGCATTTTCACGGGCGGCACTTTCATGTCGACGACTACGTATTGCGACCCGCCGATCCGTTTCGCGCGCGGCCCAGCGTCTATGTGGGCGGCGAGTCGGAGCCGGCGCGCGCGCTCGTCGCCGATCACGGGGACGTGTGGTTTATCAACGGACAACCGCTCGACGACGTCGCCGCGCTGATCGCCGATGTGGCCGCGCGGCCGCGTCCCGCCGGCGCGCCGCCGTTGCGCTTCGGGCTCTCCGCGTTCGTGATCGCGGCCGAAACCGACGAAGCCGCCCAGCAGCATCTCGAGCATCTGTTTGCACTGGCGGCGAAAGATGCGCCGCAACGCGAGAAGCAGAAAGCGAATATCGATCCGAAGGCGGTGATGTTCCATACCTACGCGCGCACGCCGCGCGTCGGCTCGAACGGCGGCACAGCCGCGGGGCTCGTAGGCAGTTACGATACGGTCGCGCGCCGGATCGCCGGATTTCATCGCGCCGGCGTCGAGCTCTTCATGTTGCAGTTCCAGCCGTTCGAAGCGTCGATGCGCCTGTTTGCCGAAGAGGTGCTGCCGCGCGCGAAGGCGCTGGTCGAGCGTGACACCCGTGAAGCGGATGAAGCGCGCGAAAAGCCGGAGCAGGCGATTATCGGCTAA
- a CDS encoding aliphatic sulfonate ABC transporter substrate-binding protein, with the protein MNVIALPAHRLFQCIFRRYRAAALASWLALAALFVANVLCAEPAVARETVSISYQRSSTLLILLKRTGDLEKRLNALGYDVSWHEFTNGLLESLNAGSVDLHADVADAFALFTQAANAPLTYYAEETSAPSAQAIIVPPNSPIRTVADLKGRRVAVSKGSGCNFLMLAALKQAGMTIDDIQVRYLEPPDALAAFRGGNIDAWVIWDPFLAAEQRDANVRVIADGSSGLAQYNRFYTATTAFADRHPEVLRVVFDELNRTGKWVKAHPQEAAQILSPLWGNLPPQTVALANTRRSYDIVPVQRDRLGDQQRIADTYYAAHMIPKTLKATDLRIWTPPSATSQP; encoded by the coding sequence ATGAATGTCATTGCACTTCCCGCGCACCGTCTGTTTCAGTGCATATTCCGGCGTTATCGCGCAGCCGCTTTAGCGTCGTGGTTAGCGCTTGCCGCGCTGTTCGTTGCCAACGTGCTTTGCGCCGAACCGGCGGTTGCGCGCGAGACGGTATCGATCAGCTATCAACGCTCGTCGACCTTGCTGATCCTGCTCAAGCGCACCGGCGACCTTGAAAAGCGCCTGAATGCGCTCGGTTATGACGTGAGCTGGCACGAGTTCACGAATGGTTTGCTCGAATCGCTGAATGCGGGCAGCGTCGATTTGCATGCGGATGTCGCCGACGCTTTCGCGCTGTTCACACAGGCCGCGAACGCACCGCTCACCTACTATGCGGAAGAGACGTCCGCGCCATCGGCACAGGCGATTATCGTGCCGCCGAACTCGCCGATTCGTACGGTCGCCGATCTGAAGGGCAGGCGCGTGGCGGTATCGAAAGGCTCAGGTTGCAATTTCCTGATGCTAGCGGCGCTTAAGCAAGCGGGCATGACGATCGACGATATCCAGGTCCGCTATCTCGAACCGCCCGACGCGCTCGCCGCCTTTCGCGGCGGCAATATCGATGCATGGGTGATCTGGGATCCGTTTCTCGCGGCCGAACAGCGCGACGCGAATGTGCGAGTCATCGCCGACGGCAGCAGCGGTCTCGCGCAATACAACCGCTTCTATACGGCAACGACCGCATTCGCCGACCGGCATCCGGAAGTGCTGCGAGTCGTATTCGACGAACTCAATCGCACCGGCAAATGGGTCAAGGCGCATCCGCAGGAAGCCGCGCAAATTCTGAGCCCGCTATGGGGCAATCTTCCACCGCAGACCGTCGCGCTTGCGAACACGCGCCGCAGCTACGACATCGTGCCCGTGCAAAGAGACCGGCTCGGCGACCAGCAGCGCATTGCGGACACCTACTATGCGGCGCATATGATTCCGAAGACGCTAAAGGCCACCGACCTTCGTATCTGGACGCCGCCGTCCGCGACGTCGCAGCCGTAG
- a CDS encoding superoxide dismutase, with the protein MPAYLGASPQTQPPLPFAENALEPVISARTIGLHYGKHHRAYFENLSKLVPGTPFAGQTLETIIVKTYGDTQHEDIFNNAGQAWNHNFYWKSMSPTPTQPSEKLQAAILRDFGSLDNLHEQLVKVSASQFGSGWGWLVVENGKLSVMKTSNANVPFTSGKAPLLTVDVWEHAYYLDYQNRRPDYLKGLTAKLINWDFASANYDKVA; encoded by the coding sequence GTGCCCGCTTATCTCGGCGCTTCACCGCAAACGCAGCCGCCGCTGCCTTTCGCCGAGAACGCGCTGGAACCGGTGATTTCGGCACGCACCATCGGCCTGCACTATGGCAAGCACCACCGCGCGTATTTCGAGAATCTGTCGAAGCTGGTCCCCGGCACGCCGTTCGCGGGCCAGACGCTCGAGACGATCATCGTCAAGACGTATGGCGACACGCAGCATGAGGACATCTTCAACAACGCAGGCCAGGCGTGGAATCACAACTTCTACTGGAAGTCGATGAGCCCGACGCCGACGCAGCCGAGCGAGAAGCTGCAGGCCGCGATCCTGCGCGACTTCGGCTCGCTCGATAACCTGCATGAACAACTGGTGAAAGTGTCCGCGTCGCAATTCGGCAGCGGCTGGGGTTGGCTCGTCGTTGAGAACGGCAAGCTCTCGGTGATGAAGACGAGCAATGCCAATGTGCCGTTCACGTCGGGCAAGGCGCCGCTTCTGACCGTCGACGTGTGGGAGCACGCGTACTACCTCGACTATCAGAACCGCCGTCCCGACTATCTGAAAGGACTGACCGCAAAGCTGATCAACTGGGATTTCGCCTCGGCGAACTATGACAAGGTCGCTTGA
- a CDS encoding alpha/beta hydrolase codes for MLTAHVTSRSTPLAILAISLLIGATPITSAHAAPVKLMTEEAMVASPQPGIRIYVRNKHPAYKTIYDAAHTLVFVHGATYPASTSFDLELNGMSWMDYIARRGYDVYLLDLPGYGHSTRPAAMNGPADAGKPVETTAQAVADYGAVVDWVLARRHLSQLDAMGWSWGTTIAGGYAAEHPEKINRLVLYAPVWLSHEKPPTGDEARLGAYRHVTIEQAKERWYKGVPEDKRAELIPPGWFDTWQKATWATDPKAASSNPPALRAPNGVTQDIRAYYMLGKPTYDPGKITAPTLLIQGEWDQDTPPYMSQALFPLLTAAPWKQYDMIGEGTHTVLMEKNRLQLFDAVQNFLDEPSPR; via the coding sequence ATGCTTACTGCTCACGTGACTTCGCGTTCGACTCCCTTAGCCATACTTGCCATTTCCCTGCTGATCGGCGCCACGCCGATAACATCGGCGCATGCGGCACCCGTCAAGCTGATGACCGAGGAGGCGATGGTCGCGTCGCCGCAGCCAGGCATCAGGATCTATGTGCGCAACAAGCATCCGGCCTACAAGACGATCTACGATGCCGCGCATACGCTTGTGTTCGTGCATGGTGCGACTTATCCGGCAAGCACGTCATTCGATCTCGAACTGAATGGCATGTCGTGGATGGATTACATCGCGCGCCGCGGTTACGACGTCTACTTGCTCGACTTGCCCGGTTACGGACATTCGACGCGTCCTGCGGCCATGAACGGCCCGGCCGATGCCGGCAAGCCCGTCGAAACCACGGCGCAGGCGGTAGCCGACTATGGCGCTGTGGTCGACTGGGTGCTGGCGCGTCGCCACTTGAGCCAGCTCGATGCAATGGGATGGTCGTGGGGCACGACGATCGCGGGCGGTTATGCGGCCGAGCACCCGGAGAAGATCAATCGGCTCGTACTGTATGCGCCGGTGTGGCTCTCGCATGAGAAGCCGCCTACCGGCGATGAAGCAAGGCTCGGCGCTTATCGTCATGTAACGATCGAGCAGGCGAAGGAGCGCTGGTACAAAGGCGTACCGGAAGATAAGCGTGCCGAACTGATTCCGCCGGGATGGTTCGACACCTGGCAGAAAGCGACGTGGGCGACCGATCCGAAAGCCGCATCGTCGAATCCGCCCGCGCTGCGCGCACCGAACGGCGTTACGCAAGACATTCGCGCTTATTACATGTTGGGCAAGCCCACCTACGACCCGGGCAAGATCACGGCGCCCACGCTATTGATCCAGGGTGAGTGGGACCAGGACACGCCGCCCTATATGTCGCAAGCGCTGTTTCCACTATTGACCGCGGCGCCGTGGAAGCAATACGACATGATCGGCGAGGGCACGCATACCGTGTTGATGGAGAAGAACCGATTGCAGCTGTTCGATGCGGTGCAGAACTTCCTCGACGAACCGTCGCCGCGCTAA
- a CDS encoding class I SAM-dependent methyltransferase yields the protein MDDQRTAAPDSTAVRVALWRAQHVEIDAQPSVLKDEIGLQLAAPDVNWRERPDMNPRAISGYRAAIVGRARLIEDLVVEQASQGVTQYVILGAGLDTFAQRRPEAASRMRIYEVDRPAAQAWKRQRLIECGYGVPQQLQLVPVDFEAGQSWWDQVTAAGFDASRPAVVASTGVSMYLTRESNIATLRQVAQLAHGSTFAMTFLLPLDLVDTEDRAQHQMVYQRAKAAGTPFVSFFSPAEMLSLAQAEGFRKCEHVSTRMMIDHYFANRSDGLRPSSGEEFLIATT from the coding sequence ATGGACGATCAGCGAACCGCAGCGCCGGACAGCACGGCCGTGCGCGTTGCGCTATGGCGCGCGCAGCACGTCGAGATCGATGCGCAACCGTCCGTGCTGAAAGACGAAATCGGCCTGCAACTGGCCGCACCCGATGTGAACTGGCGTGAGCGCCCCGACATGAACCCGCGCGCGATCAGCGGGTACCGCGCGGCAATTGTCGGCCGTGCGCGCTTGATCGAAGATCTCGTGGTCGAACAGGCAAGCCAAGGCGTTACGCAGTATGTAATTCTCGGCGCCGGCCTCGATACATTCGCGCAACGCAGACCGGAGGCCGCGTCGCGGATGCGTATCTACGAAGTGGACCGGCCCGCGGCGCAGGCGTGGAAGCGGCAGCGACTGATCGAATGCGGCTACGGCGTGCCGCAACAGCTGCAACTCGTACCCGTCGACTTCGAAGCAGGGCAATCATGGTGGGACCAGGTGACGGCGGCCGGCTTCGATGCGAGCCGGCCGGCCGTCGTCGCATCGACCGGGGTGTCGATGTATTTGACGCGGGAGTCGAACATCGCGACGCTGCGCCAGGTCGCGCAACTCGCGCACGGGTCCACGTTTGCGATGACGTTCCTGCTGCCGCTCGACCTTGTCGATACCGAAGACCGCGCGCAGCATCAGATGGTCTATCAACGCGCGAAGGCGGCCGGCACGCCGTTCGTGAGCTTCTTTAGCCCCGCGGAAATGCTCTCGCTCGCGCAAGCGGAGGGGTTCCGCAAGTGCGAGCATGTGTCGACGCGCATGATGATCGACCATTACTTCGCGAACCGTAGCGATGGGCTGAGGCCTTCCAGCGGCGAAGAGTTTCTGATCGCGACGACCTAG
- a CDS encoding MFS transporter, with translation MSVQGNLKIPGAAPAVNAQAWSVLFASTLAFLVCFVVWMMFGVLGVQLREDLQLNSTQFGLLTSTPVLTGALMRLPLGAWTDRFGGRIVMTTLLVVCAIPVYIVSFATAFWQFLLIGLFLGCVGASFAVGTPYVARFFPPERRGFAMGFFGAGTAGAAVNLFVTPSLQAAYGWRFVPRVYAVALIVTAVIFWFASARDPGAGQSKGSWLDSFKVLRDPHVWRLCQYYSITFGGFTALSLWIPQYLKAEYGMSLVMASAFAAGFSLPGSVLRAVGGGLADRFGAHSVTWWGLWVAWICLFLLSYPPTDFVIHTIDGTASLHLRVSVIGFVLLTFVLGAVFAFGMASTFKYVADDFADNMGVVTGIVGLAGGLGGFLLPILFGILLDFFKVRSTCFMFLYGIVWVSLILIYLSEVRRTPVAGRAASSG, from the coding sequence ATGAGCGTACAGGGCAATCTGAAAATTCCCGGCGCGGCGCCGGCTGTGAATGCGCAGGCGTGGTCCGTGTTGTTCGCGAGCACCCTCGCGTTCCTCGTCTGCTTCGTCGTCTGGATGATGTTCGGTGTGCTCGGCGTACAGTTGCGCGAGGATCTGCAGCTCAATAGCACGCAGTTCGGCCTGCTCACGTCGACGCCGGTACTGACCGGCGCGCTGATGCGCCTGCCGCTCGGCGCATGGACCGACCGCTTCGGTGGACGCATCGTGATGACGACGCTGCTCGTCGTTTGCGCGATACCGGTGTATATCGTCAGCTTCGCAACGGCGTTTTGGCAATTTCTGTTGATCGGCCTTTTTCTCGGCTGCGTCGGTGCATCGTTCGCGGTCGGTACACCCTATGTTGCGCGATTCTTTCCGCCGGAGCGACGTGGCTTCGCGATGGGCTTTTTCGGCGCGGGCACCGCCGGCGCCGCGGTGAATCTGTTTGTCACGCCGTCGTTGCAGGCCGCCTACGGGTGGCGCTTCGTGCCGCGTGTCTATGCGGTCGCGCTGATCGTCACCGCGGTGATTTTCTGGTTTGCATCGGCGCGCGATCCCGGTGCGGGGCAGTCGAAGGGCTCGTGGCTCGACTCGTTCAAGGTGCTGCGCGATCCGCACGTCTGGCGCTTGTGCCAGTACTACTCGATCACGTTCGGCGGCTTTACCGCGCTGTCGCTGTGGATACCGCAATATCTGAAGGCCGAATACGGCATGTCGCTCGTCATGGCGTCGGCATTTGCAGCGGGCTTTTCGCTGCCGGGTTCCGTGTTGCGCGCGGTCGGCGGTGGGCTCGCGGACCGTTTCGGTGCGCATAGCGTGACGTGGTGGGGGCTATGGGTCGCATGGATTTGCCTGTTCCTGCTCTCTTATCCGCCGACCGATTTCGTGATCCATACGATCGACGGCACGGCGAGCCTGCATCTGCGCGTATCGGTGATCGGATTCGTGTTGCTGACCTTCGTGCTCGGCGCGGTGTTCGCGTTCGGCATGGCGTCGACCTTCAAATACGTGGCCGACGATTTCGCCGACAACATGGGCGTGGTAACCGGTATTGTCGGCCTTGCGGGCGGCCTGGGCGGTTTTCTGCTGCCGATTCTGTTCGGTATCCTGCTCGACTTCTTCAAGGTGCGCTCGACGTGCTTCATGTTCCTCTACGGCATCGTCTGGGTGTCGCTGATTCTGATCTATCTGTCGGAGGTCCGGCGCACGCCGGTGGCCGGGCGCGCAGCGAGTTCGGGCTAG
- a CDS encoding peptidylprolyl isomerase: MSTVEKIELEKQGGAVSVNGIAIDEASIREEAELHTDVDDPIAVARQSLAIRELLRQRAVELQLVGDNGDALDDAAVDRLLARDLSVPSATRADCQRYYEGHLARFRRNDIVYASHILFAVTGRVPLALLRHEAEAALGRVLAAPETFEGTAKEVSNCPSAGVGGSLGQLLRGDSVPEFELALFDTPDLGILPRLINTRFGFHIVRIDRRVEGEQLPFEAVEADIARFLGERVMHKAMQQYVSVLASRARIEGVDLGETNGPLVQ, translated from the coding sequence GTGAGCACCGTCGAGAAAATCGAACTGGAAAAGCAGGGCGGCGCGGTCAGCGTCAATGGCATCGCGATCGACGAAGCGTCGATTCGGGAAGAAGCCGAACTGCACACGGACGTGGACGATCCGATCGCCGTCGCGCGTCAGTCGCTGGCGATTCGCGAACTGCTGCGCCAGCGCGCGGTTGAATTGCAACTGGTGGGCGATAACGGCGATGCACTCGATGACGCAGCGGTCGACCGCCTGCTTGCGCGCGATCTCAGCGTGCCGAGCGCGACGCGTGCCGATTGCCAGCGCTATTACGAAGGCCATCTCGCGCGCTTCAGGCGCAACGACATCGTGTACGCGAGTCATATCCTGTTCGCCGTGACAGGCCGCGTGCCGCTCGCGCTGCTCAGACACGAAGCGGAAGCGGCGCTTGGCCGCGTGCTTGCGGCGCCCGAGACCTTCGAAGGCACCGCGAAAGAAGTGTCGAACTGTCCGTCGGCTGGCGTGGGCGGCAGCCTCGGGCAATTGCTGCGCGGCGACAGCGTGCCGGAGTTCGAGCTTGCGCTGTTCGATACGCCCGACCTCGGCATTCTGCCGCGACTGATCAATACGCGCTTCGGCTTTCATATCGTGCGCATCGATCGTCGTGTCGAAGGCGAGCAGTTGCCGTTCGAAGCCGTCGAAGCGGACATCGCGCGTTTTCTTGGCGAGCGCGTCATGCACAAGGCGATGCAGCAATACGTATCGGTGCTCGCGTCGCGCGCGCGGATCGAAGGCGTCGACCTCGGGGAAACGAACGGCCCGCTGGTTCAATAG
- the narI gene encoding respiratory nitrate reductase subunit gamma, whose translation MSEYFHQFVFGIYPYICLAVLLLGSLVRFDREQYTWKSDSSQMLRHGALRLGSNLFHWGVLIVVLGHFAGFLAPHWLVSPFLSASGHQLAAMIAGGASGLVAIIGLTILIFRRLGDVRIRRNSRASDILVVFMLWAQLALGLGTVVLSMRHMDGVMFEQLTDYVKGVVTFRPNNASLLIGVPLTYQVHIALGFTIFLVTPFTRLVHIWSGIASIAYLIRPYQLVRKR comes from the coding sequence ATGAGTGAGTACTTTCATCAGTTCGTGTTCGGCATCTATCCGTATATCTGCCTTGCCGTGCTGCTGCTCGGCAGTCTCGTCCGCTTCGACCGCGAGCAGTACACCTGGAAAAGCGATTCGTCGCAAATGCTGCGGCATGGGGCGTTGAGACTCGGCAGCAATCTGTTTCACTGGGGTGTGCTGATTGTCGTGCTCGGTCATTTCGCTGGCTTTCTCGCACCGCATTGGCTCGTGTCGCCGTTCCTGTCAGCGTCGGGACACCAGCTGGCGGCGATGATCGCGGGCGGCGCGTCGGGCCTCGTCGCGATTATCGGCCTGACGATCCTGATCTTCCGGCGCCTTGGCGATGTGCGGATTCGCCGCAATAGCCGTGCATCGGACATCCTCGTCGTGTTCATGCTTTGGGCGCAGCTTGCGCTTGGGCTCGGCACCGTCGTGCTGTCGATGCGGCATATGGACGGCGTGATGTTCGAACAGCTCACCGACTATGTGAAGGGCGTGGTCACGTTCCGGCCGAACAATGCGAGCCTGCTGATCGGCGTGCCGCTGACCTATCAGGTGCATATCGCGCTCGGCTTCACGATTTTCCTGGTCACGCCATTTACGCGGCTCGTGCATATCTGGAGCGGTATCGCGTCGATTGCGTATCTGATCCGGCCGTATCAGCTGGTTCGCAAGCGTTGA
- the narJ gene encoding nitrate reductase molybdenum cofactor assembly chaperone: MAANPANPSGATQGMLYAVLGALLSYPEQPLIDALPEARDRLQGERALTRDARAGLERFFDYCRERDLFTLQENYVALFDRGRATSLYLFEHVHGESRDRGQAMIDLLQMYEQHGLHLGAGELPDYLPVFLEYLSRLPAAEARSLLAETGEILQSITAQLAKRGSPYSFVVGALLPLAGAGKAGSGTPHELGDDDAQSPPSHDDYRALDAAWADEPVRFVGAETPAQAPIHFYDSRRSAAVPPAAKNRNREHGHE, encoded by the coding sequence ATGGCAGCGAACCCAGCCAACCCGTCTGGTGCAACGCAGGGCATGCTGTATGCGGTACTCGGCGCGTTGCTCAGTTATCCGGAGCAGCCGTTGATCGACGCGTTGCCGGAAGCGCGCGACCGGCTACAGGGCGAGCGCGCGCTGACGCGCGACGCGCGCGCCGGGCTCGAGCGTTTTTTCGACTATTGCCGCGAGCGCGATCTGTTCACGCTGCAGGAGAACTATGTCGCGCTGTTCGATCGGGGCCGCGCGACGTCGCTCTATCTGTTCGAGCATGTCCACGGCGAATCGCGCGACCGCGGGCAGGCGATGATCGACCTGCTGCAGATGTATGAGCAGCACGGCTTGCATCTCGGCGCGGGGGAACTGCCGGATTACTTGCCCGTGTTCCTCGAATATCTGTCGCGGCTGCCTGCTGCCGAAGCGCGCTCGCTGCTTGCCGAGACCGGCGAGATCCTGCAATCGATCACGGCGCAACTGGCCAAACGCGGCAGTCCGTATAGCTTCGTCGTCGGCGCGCTGTTGCCGCTTGCGGGCGCCGGTAAGGCTGGCAGCGGCACGCCGCATGAACTCGGCGACGACGATGCGCAGTCGCCGCCTTCGCACGATGACTATCGCGCGCTCGATGCCGCGTGGGCCGACGAACCCGTACGCTTCGTCGGCGCCGAGACGCCTGCTCAAGCACCGATTCACTTCTACGACAGCCGCCGCAGCGCGGCGGTCCCGCCGGCAGCCAAGAACCGCAACCGGGAGCATGGCCATGAGTGA
- the narH gene encoding nitrate reductase subunit beta, producing the protein MKVRAQIAMVLNLDKCIGCHTCSVTCKNVWTSREGMEYAWFNNVETKPGIGYPKDWENQDRWRGGWTRKPNGSIEPRLGGKWRLLAQIFANPHLPEIDDYYEPFTFDYAHLQDAGDAKAMPVARPRSLISGERLQKIEWGPNWEEILGGEFEKRSKDYNFENVQKEIYGQFENTFMMYLPRLCEHCLNPACVAACPSGSIYKREEDGIVLIDQDKCRGWRMCVSGCPYKKIYFNWHSGKAEKCIFCYPRIEVGQPTVCSETCVGRIRYLGVLLYDADRISEAASVEHETDLYEAQLSVFLDPHDPEVIAQAERDGVPAAWIDGAQRSPVYKMAIDWKIAFPLHPEYRTLPMVWYVPPLSPINAAANSGELGMNGYLPDVESLRIPLRYLANLLTAGKEAPVKLALERLLAMRAFMRARHVDQIDAPGVLRQAGLSIAQVEDMYRYLAIANYEDRFVIPTSHREYAEDAFDLRSSCGFSFGNGCSDGRSEASLFTTRKSNRKIPIRQEF; encoded by the coding sequence ATGAAAGTGCGTGCGCAGATCGCGATGGTGCTCAATCTCGACAAATGCATTGGCTGCCATACGTGTTCGGTGACCTGCAAGAACGTCTGGACGAGCCGCGAAGGGATGGAATACGCATGGTTCAACAATGTCGAGACGAAGCCCGGCATCGGTTATCCGAAAGATTGGGAGAACCAGGACCGCTGGCGCGGCGGCTGGACGCGCAAGCCGAACGGCAGCATCGAGCCGCGCCTCGGCGGCAAGTGGCGTCTGCTCGCGCAGATTTTCGCGAATCCGCATCTGCCCGAGATCGACGATTACTACGAGCCGTTCACGTTCGACTATGCGCATCTGCAGGATGCGGGCGACGCCAAGGCAATGCCCGTTGCGAGGCCGCGTTCGCTGATCAGCGGCGAGCGGCTGCAGAAAATCGAATGGGGGCCGAACTGGGAAGAGATTCTCGGCGGCGAATTCGAAAAACGCTCGAAGGACTATAACTTCGAGAACGTCCAGAAAGAAATTTACGGGCAGTTCGAAAACACATTCATGATGTACCTGCCGCGGCTATGCGAGCACTGTCTGAATCCGGCGTGCGTCGCAGCGTGCCCGTCGGGCTCGATCTATAAGCGCGAGGAAGACGGCATCGTGCTGATCGATCAGGACAAGTGCCGCGGCTGGCGCATGTGTGTTTCCGGATGCCCGTACAAGAAGATCTATTTCAACTGGCATAGCGGCAAGGCCGAGAAATGCATCTTCTGCTATCCGCGCATCGAAGTCGGGCAGCCGACCGTCTGCTCCGAAACCTGCGTGGGCCGTATCCGTTATCTCGGCGTGCTGCTGTACGACGCCGATCGCATCAGCGAAGCCGCCAGCGTCGAGCATGAAACCGACCTGTACGAGGCGCAACTATCGGTATTTCTCGATCCGCACGATCCGGAAGTGATCGCGCAGGCCGAACGCGATGGCGTGCCGGCGGCGTGGATCGACGGTGCGCAGCGCTCGCCCGTCTACAAGATGGCGATCGACTGGAAGATCGCGTTTCCGCTGCATCCCGAGTACCGCACGCTACCGATGGTCTGGTACGTGCCGCCGCTTTCGCCGATCAATGCCGCGGCGAACAGCGGCGAGTTGGGCATGAACGGTTACCTGCCCGATGTCGAATCGCTGCGCATTCCGCTGCGCTATCTGGCGAATCTGCTGACTGCGGGCAAGGAAGCGCCCGTGAAGCTTGCGCTCGAGCGGTTGCTCGCGATGCGCGCGTTCATGCGTGCGCGTCACGTCGACCAGATCGACGCGCCGGGTGTGCTCAGGCAGGCCGGGCTCAGCATCGCGCAAGTCGAAGACATGTACCGCTATCTCGCGATCGCGAACTACGAGGACCGTTTCGTGATCCCGACCTCGCATCGCGAATATGCAGAGGACGCGTTCGATTTGCGCTCGTCGTGCGGCTTCTCGTTCGGTAACGGTTGTTCGGACGGCCGCTCCGAAGCGAGCCTTTTCACGACGCGCAAGAGCAACCGCAAGATTCCGATTCGCCAGGAGTTCTGA